Proteins found in one Candidatus Methylomirabilota bacterium genomic segment:
- a CDS encoding ABC transporter substrate-binding protein yields the protein MRGRLLAALFAGLLTAPLTADAQPAGKLYRIGVLDSVDAAANADNLGALRHGLAMLGYVEGQSFVFEYRSADGRPERFSDLAVELVQLNVDVIVTRGAPATFAAGRATQSIPIVMASSSHPVFEGLVPNLSRPGGNITGLYATAPIELGGERLRLLKEALPAASRIGVLWNPGDLRAPLVAKDTERVARDLGVRIEHLDLQRADPLETVFESALYRKIDALITVEDAFTVAYRARILEFAATSRLPSMHGLREFVEEGGLMSYGTDRRDLYHRAAGYIHRIFSGASPGDLPVEPAMKFELVINLKTARTLGLTIPPGLLRRADHVIP from the coding sequence GTGAGGGGTCGGCTCCTCGCCGCCCTCTTCGCCGGTCTCCTCACCGCGCCTCTCACCGCCGACGCTCAGCCGGCCGGCAAGCTCTACCGGATCGGCGTGCTCGATAGCGTGGATGCCGCCGCCAACGCGGACAATCTCGGCGCGCTTCGTCACGGACTCGCCATGCTCGGCTATGTCGAGGGGCAGAGCTTCGTGTTCGAATACCGCTCGGCCGACGGCCGGCCCGAGCGATTCAGCGATCTCGCTGTCGAGCTGGTGCAGCTCAATGTGGACGTGATCGTGACCCGGGGCGCGCCGGCGACGTTCGCGGCGGGGCGGGCGACGCAGAGCATCCCCATCGTCATGGCATCCAGCAGCCATCCCGTGTTCGAGGGGCTCGTGCCGAACCTGTCCCGCCCGGGCGGGAACATCACGGGGCTCTACGCGACGGCGCCGATCGAGCTGGGGGGCGAGCGGCTGCGCCTCCTCAAGGAGGCCCTGCCGGCGGCTTCGCGGATCGGCGTGCTCTGGAATCCGGGTGATCTCCGCGCCCCCCTCGTCGCCAAGGATACCGAGCGGGTCGCCAGGGACCTGGGCGTGCGCATCGAGCATCTCGACCTCCAGCGCGCCGACCCACTCGAGACGGTGTTCGAGTCCGCGCTGTACCGAAAGATCGACGCGCTCATCACGGTGGAGGATGCCTTCACCGTCGCGTACCGGGCGCGCATCCTCGAGTTCGCCGCCACCAGCCGGCTGCCCTCCATGCATGGGCTCCGGGAGTTCGTGGAAGAGGGCGGCCTCATGTCCTACGGCACCGACCGCCGAGATCTCTATCACCGTGCCGCCGGCTACATTCACCGCATCTTCAGCGGCGCGAGCCCCGGCGATCTTCCGGTTGAGCCGGCGATGAAGTTCGAGCTCGTGATCAACCTGAAGACCGCGCGCACGCTCGGGCTCACCATCCCGCCGGGCCTACTCCGCCGCGCGGACCACGTCATCCCGTGA